A segment of the Corylus avellana chromosome ca2, CavTom2PMs-1.0 genome:
GACATATACTCGTTGTAATTGATTACTTACATGGAGACCCTAGTTTCTGTCAAGGGAGGAAATGAATTTCAAGAGCAGGACAGTTGTTGACAATGGCCATCTTTCTATCTATATCAATTCTTTGCACatgatcttttttttatatatatcatgcagAATTATTTTGTCAGTCCCGATTATTTTGTCAGTCCCATATGTTTAGTATTTCATATATCTCCTTTCTGCTTTATGTTAAAAATTTACTCTTGAAGAGGTTTTGGTACTTGGATGTGGTTGATGAGTTCTGTGgacataattttcaaaattgagctttttgaATAGAGgtcaaatttgatttttttttttttaaatgacatagcACATTAGGAACTGTTGGTCAATGTTTTTCGGTACTCCCCCTATTTTCATAAAATCCAATGCCTAAAAGTATCTTGGCTTATTAATGGTGGCATTTATTTAgaattatatattgaaaatttgaagttttattcaaaaaaaaagaaaagaaaaggaaaaggctTTCTATCTTGTTCTACTAACAGAAGTTTATATGCTTTGAAGGCATAAGAAATATCCTCCATTGTGTTAATCGTTTAGCAGGATCACCTGATTATGTCAAAATGCAAAAACACGTTAATCGTTTTACATTCATGAGTTCAAAGAATTTAAACTCAGGTTCAAAGATGTCACTCTTCTATTACTTGGCTTGCTGTTAGAGATTGTGTTGGAACAGGGGAGAGAATGCAGAATTGGGGAAATCATGGAGATGTGCTTAGTTGTTTCTGTCGTCACTGCATTGAAGGTAGAGAGAGATCATCTATTCTTCCAACGTGGTTTTAGCAAAAGAATGTGGACAGGAACAGGATATATTGCATACTTGTCTGGTTCATGATATTCTTATATAGCTCTTTGATTAgaattcagagagagagagagagagggcgagAGAGATTAACAAAGTAGTATCAATACATTGCGGCTAATTACTTAATGCTTCTTGTTGCAAGGCCGTGGGGATTATTAGGAGGGTGTTCAAAGGAAAGAAtgttataaaatttcaaatatactaAAACTAGATctcccattctctcttccattcggatcaagaATGGGAAAGATCCTCATCTGTAACCATTTTTCCTATTTatctagaaaatatatatatacactaaaaCCAGACTTTTGATGGAGAAAATgccttttgaattttctttacAGATTCAAAGGCACCACAGAAGACGCATGCAAAGAAATTTACCCCttgaaatacaaaaagaaaagcttCTAGTTTCCAAATTACATCTACTATAATAAGAATAATCATCAAACTactttcaataagacaaataagAAAGCTTTAGatcctgtttgagattgtgttaaaaagcttaaaaagtacttttagtacttaaaaagtcgtgccaaacaaaagccagcttgtttgataaaaaatttcaaaagttttttttttttttttactttttttattctcaaaattactaaaacgcacttgacaaaagcttaaaaataaagtattgccaaaaaaacctttttttaacttaaaagcctTATTTTTCatatgcaattccaaacaagctcttaggAGACTAGGCGCATAAGACACCATCTTACTCTTGAAGAGGATTTGGTACTTAGATATGGTTGATGAGGTCAGTGGACATAATTTTCAATTGAGCTATTTGATTAGATCATGTTAGGTTTGATAAAAATGACACAACACATTAGGGCCTGTTGGTCAATGCTTTTAGTACTTCCCCTACTTGTATAAAATCCAATGCCTGAAAGTATCTTTGCATTTATTTAGGAATTATACAATGAAAATTTGAagtttcattaaaaaagaaaaagaaaagaaaaggctttCTACTAACAAAAGTTTTGGTTATGAATTATATGAAATCAAAGTTGATAAGCGCtggtaattttttaaatcactcTAGATGTTTCAAGTGTAAAAGGTAATGCAAGATGGTTCAGCTGGTTGAAATTGCATAAGCATTTTCAGGGTTTAACATATATCATCTTTCTTCAGCCCATTGCATTTAGCAGAAAATCATAATGTTCTTGTTATTGTTGTTAGTGAGTGCTCGATATATATTGCAGGCTCACTAATTGCTGAGTTTTAAATAGTTCCTAACAATGTATTAGAGCCTGCTTCATATAAAAAGTACTTCTGTGTTCAAATCCTCAGAAACCCCTTCTACacctagttttgtttttgttttttgttttttgtttttttttttaatgtccatAGGATATGGTGCATTTTTGTGTTTTACCACCTCATATCATGGGCAGCCAGCAGTGTCAAATTTCTCATACATGAGTTCTGAGTTTGATGGGTTTGATGTTTAGGTGGAAGTGATGAAAGCTAGAGCTTATGATTTAGTGTTTGTGACTGCATATATGCAACAATTACAAGTTGGGTCATTGTTTTCACTGTTggattttgtatatttttcttctgGGACAATATTACGGGAAGCTTACTGTAGAAAAATCTTTCTTTTGAGCAATATATGTTACTGAATTATGGTATGTATTAACCTTCTTAAATAGCTACAAAAAATAACACTTTATCCTTGCGAGATGTTAGaactactactcaattgacaatgtcccccaagACTAGCAAAAAGACAAGTagccataaatttttttcaattaaacaaaatactccaataaactaaaaaaaaaattggtttatcgtttttattttattttatatcaaatatttttattattgggggaacattgtcaattaagtgaTAGTTTGAATGAGACATGTGAACTTTCTCCAAAATGTAATCTTCCAAACTTATCAAACGAACTTCTcattgatttattatttcattgagatcaaatccaaattacaatgtcattttcttattaaaacaaaaacgagtatatatatatatatgtccacacaagggaaatGAGaggggagattcaaactaatgacctctacttcataaagcgtggttcatagtcgattgagctaccccttgaagacacaagtatatatattttatatgtatatgtgtgCGCTTTTCtaataaacaataattaaacaaaattattgttTAGCTGGTATTTGGCAGAACATTTGAGTCATGGGACGGTGGGAGTCACAGAGTACTGGGCCTGACTCCTGCCAACTCAAAAGCTTGGCATTGAAGCCCAAGCCCAGACGAAAAAGTAGACAAACAGTGAGTATAAAGTATAAACCCTGCCGGCTGCAAAGTATCCCTCCTCCGATGTTGATGGCCAACGAATTGCCTGAAGACTTGGTGACAGAGATTTTGCTATGCCTTCCCGTTGTGTCTCTCTTGCGATTCAATTGCGCCTGCAAATCCTGGTACGCTCTCATTACTCACCAAAACTTCATCAGAAAACACCTCCTACACAACAAGAACAACAACACCCGCCTCTTTCTCTGGCAAGACGAAACTACCAGAGATATAGTTGCATCCACGCTTTCTTATGAAACCCTCCAAGTATCCCTTACACAACCTCTACCTCTACCATTTACTGAGGTCACTTATTTCGTGGGTTCTTGCGATGGTCTTGTTTGCCTCAGCGATTACGATGCATTGAATGTTGTCATATGGAACCCTGCAACTAAAGAAACAAAGGTTGTCCCCAATTCAAGCATGTCCCGCTTCTCCGATGATTATCACATCATGTCTGGTATCGGATTTGGTTTTGATGCCAAAACTAGTGACTACaagataataaaattttttagtcTCTTTGATCCCAACGAAAGTGACAATTATGATTATGAAGGCCATGTCCCCTGTTATAGATTAAGTGAGGTATATAGCTTAAGTGTCGATTCTTGGAGAAAAGTTGATAGCCGCCCAGGTTTATTTGATGTTAACGCTATTGATACATACATCAATGGGATGGCTTCTTGGGAGgcatttgattttgatgataATTGGGAGGGGGTTTTGTCATTTGACATGAGCGGCGAGGTATTTCTAAAAACACCGCTGCCAGATGATGTTTTGAATAGTGGTGATTGGAGAAACTTTTTTGTGTTGAATGAATCGATTGCTATGGTATTTTCAAGTGGGAATGAAGAATGGTTGGAGATTTGCTGTGATATATGGTTGTTGCTTGAAGTTGGTGTTAAAGACTCCTGGACTAAGCTTTTCACTGTTGGACCAATTACAGGAATTGAACTACCCTTACCATTTTGGCAAATTGAAGGACCCTTAACATTTTGGCAAATTGAAGGACCCTTAACATTTTGGAAGAATGACGCCATATTCTGCAGAACAAATGACAGATTGATCTTGTACAACCCCTTTACCAAAGAAAGGACTAATCTCCCAATTCAGAGCTATAGCTGCCCGATTACTTACATGGAGACCCTAGTTTCTGTCAAGGGAAGAAATGAATTTTAAGAGCATGATAGTTGTTGTCAATGCTTGAGGGCCATCTTTCTATATCTCTTCCAAGTGTGTTTCAGGCAGCATACATGTGCTGAGCTTATTCTTGTCAAATGAtgtatttctcaaatattttaacTCGTACCTCTTTGGGAGCAATAGTGAGAGAATTTTAAGATTAATAAAGAacacaaatgttttttttacatatcATGTGGAATTATTTTATCACTGTCCCATCTGTTTagtatttcttatatatattctatttctTTCGCACTATTTCATGGGTTAGCgtacataattttcaaatttgagcTCTTAGATTAGAGAtcagatttgataaaaaaaaaaaaaatgacatagcACATTAGGGCCTGTTGGTCaatttttttagtacttaaacttaattttataaaatccAATGCCTAACAATATCTTGGATTATTAATGATTGCATTTATTTAGAGttatatattgaataataaCTTTGTCTACAATGTGCTTGTggataaaacatttttttacatATAAGATTTGGAAGCTCGTGGAAGAATGACAAAGTTAAGGGAAGGAAACCATGAACTAATAATGTTGGATTGAATGAACTCTTGAAGagtacttcttttttttgtaaactcTTGAAGAGTACTTACTTCTACACATTCTTTGGCAATGAATACAGATTGTTTTAGGCTTTCTCTCTATCCTTTAAATGTGTTATCTTTTATGTGAAGTCTAGGGCAACAACTTTTGTTGCAGGAAACTTTCATTGCGTTCGGACTTTTGGAGTTCTTTTCATCTTGATTGCTTAAACATACAAGGGTTTGTGGCTATTTCGTCTGGACATATTCCATTTTGGTTCCCCCCGTTTGTGGTGGTTGAGCTTTCTGACAATGCATTTGTTGTTTTGTGGATTTGATCCAATTGATTGAGGAATTTACAGAGGTGGTATAGCTCAGGCAGTTCAGTTATTTacataaaattctttttacaaATATTTGTTGTGTACACTCGAatgtctttcatttcaaagttcTTGCTGCCAAACTCCCAAGATTGTTGTTTCATGTCCATGATTTAAGGGTGTATAAAGTAATTGTAAACAAAtgtagttaattaattattttctccaTATTTCAGGACAATTGGAAATCTGTTTCCACTTTTGAGGGGTTTCTTTAAATATCCATGTGTTGTTTTGTAACTGAAGggtgcttcaaatttttttgctGGTTTCATGAAAACTCGAATGTGAAGAAAACAATGCAGTCGTTTGAAATCAGATTTTGTACTCACAAATTTACTAGGACTCAGTTTCAAAACTGTACTTGATTTGTTCCTAAGTCGTGTAAAAGCCCCTCTGCAATGATTGTATTTCCTTAAATACCCAGAGggatacaaaacaaaaagatgttattgataaataattataatgttATCTTAAATTTAGTCAATGAACTCATCCCCCCGTATGCTAGATTAATCTTATTGTCTGCATTGAAAATGTCAATCCCAGGTTTGTAACATTCCAGAGTTCATTCTTTCCGAGGGTTTTGTTATCCTGGGAATCAGAGAATCTAAATTTAGCATCACTATCATAGTTTACCAGTTGTTGGTTTTGGTTTAGTGAAAAATTTCTCATCACTTGGTTCATTGTATTCAAATCATCTGTTGGCATTTAGCGGCATATTACCATAAAATTTTGGGCTTGATTGCTATTGATCATTTAATTCAAGTTGAGctttgtttatttatgtatGGAGGCCCAAGTTTCTGTTCCCATGAGGCTAAGTACTACTTCAATCAACTTGTTCTGTAGTGTGGATTGggtgtttattttaatttttacctgCTCCACTCTTTATATATCTTTCTTAGATATATTTTTACATTCTTTCTTATGATATatttaggggtgcaaaggcgggcggtttttaaccgcccgctaaccgctaaccgctataaccgccaaccgcctaatcgcctaaccgtctaaccgcattaaccgctaaccgcctaaccgccataaccgcctagcggttagcggttagcggttattgggtctactaaccgtaaccgctaaccgctaaccgcctttttatataatatatttttataattataattataaaaatatttatacatataacataatcacttgatcattaaatcacaatttttttaaaaaataattaaatcacaatttgagtattaatatattatcactataatttatatgattatatcacatgagattgattattaaatcatttgattatataataacaaattatacatatataatatgacataactcataagtataccaattcatactaatacaacaattaaatatctagagacttatttccaatgtatgttataaacctataagtctatataagtctacatatgtatatgaataatatcaatgtataatatcaatggttaatcatatgattcaatgacaattcaaatactttattcaagacttcaagtgaatcatattattaatgtacaatgatgatataattcgtataatatcaaattaagtaattgaaattggattaaacaatgaccaatgtgttacttataaacataatttaagtattaatgtattatcattataattttagtaatttatatattatcactataattgatatgattatatcacatgatggcttgatcattaaatcatatgattatataataataaataatacatatataatatgacataactcataagtcataagtctacaagttaatcatatgattcatgtacaatgataatcacaattgattcaattgaattaaacaatatgttacttataactacaagtctataatttaattaaagcattattagatactttaggaatttaggatttaggagtttgaacattaccatttaccattagatattaagttcaattcaaagaaaaaagattataagtaaatatgataagaatttaaataattaatcatatgaatcatatgatataatttaatgagactatatgattatataatatcaaattaagtaattgacattagattcaacaatgtgttacttataatcacaattgaagtattaatgtattttttgaacattttttagaaaaataaatttaaccattttttgaaagaaaaaaaaaaaaaaattaacaattttgaacaattttgaattttatatatataattgcttatagttatattatatgcatattgaataatataaatgtataagataaatacttaactatatgatccaattacaattccaatacttaatcaattattcacgtacaatgacaatgacaatgtgattcatataatatcaaattaagtaattgacattggattaaacaatgtgttacttataactacaattgaagtatttttgtttgtttgtaagtttataagatcaacacttaatcatatgatccaatgacaattcaaatatttaatcataatatttatatacaatgacaatgtgattcataaaatgtcaaattaagcaattaacattagattcaacaattacttataacaacaatttaagtattaatatatttttcatttttttgaacactattttgacaatttttaaaccattttatgaaaaaagaaattgaaccattttttgaacaaNNNNNNNNNNNNNNNNNNNNNNNNNNNNNNNNNNNNNNNNNNNNNNNNNNNNNNNNNNNNNNNNNNNNNNNNNNNNNNNNNNNNNNNNNNNNNNNNNNNNttgtatataaaaaaatttgaagatgcCCATTCCAGAACAAGAAAATAACATGGTAATTTGGATTTGAtcttgataaaataataaatcaatgaGAAGTTTGGTAGACAACTTTTAGGGGAAAGTTCACATACTCCTTCAAAGTACCACCTAATTAACAATGTCCCCCAAgctatcaaaaaaaattgtcaatgtccctcaatgatgaaaatacccctaataaaataaaataaaaaataaaccatttttttaaaaaaaattattggagtattttgtttattttgtttttttgaaagaaaaaaaaattatggtcacttttgtctttttgctggcctggggaggacattgtcaattatttggtagtttaaggagatattgtcacaatttgGTACtggtttgaggggggtatgtattgagaaataatctcacattgcctgtggatAAGActttgggcatgtttataaggaatgaacaATTCTTTCTTattgaaccgattttatgaaatgaattaaACTCACGAATTTtttcatggtattagagcctacCACAGGACAAATggggcccacactacttaccccgtgacaaggACCAGGAAAAATACTGACTTGTACGTGAGGGAAGGTGTTgaaaaataatctcacattgatAAGTTAagcccacaaatttcttcaatatgtagacttttcccttacttttataaaagaaagaaaaaaaatattactaatGCTAACATCTCACAAGGGTAGAGTGCTATTTTTGTAGCTAAAGCTCTTCGATCTTATATTTAAGAAGGTTAATACATACCATAATTCAGTAACATATATCGCTCAAAAGAAAGGTTTTTCCTGCAGTAAAATTCCCATAATATTGTATAAGAAGGAAAATATACAAAATCCAACGGTGAAAACAATGACCCAACTTGTAATTGTTACATATACGTAGTCACATCCACTAAATCATAAGCTCTAGCTTTCTGTTTCATCACTTCCACCTAAACGTCAATACCATCAAACTCAGAACTCATGTTTGAGAAATTTGACATTGCTCTCTTCACTTGTTTGCTTGAGAAGAAATCAAATggggaaaaaaggaaagaaaagaaaatcataattcTTCATTGAgaaaactgaaaaagaaaaaagaaaaaagaaaaaagtaagctATTAATGGATTATGGAAGTTGAGAATGGAAACTTACATTCCAGGTGTTATTATTGGTGGCAAAGCGAGGGTCAGATATGACATTAACATATTGTGGTATCTGAGCTTTATTATTTATGAGCGGGAGCCTCTCAGAACATAATCCTCCTCACTATCATAATTGTAATAGAATCCGTAGTTTGGCCTAAGAGTTCTTAGAGCCACagccaataaaattgaaagTCTCTGCATATAcaatctattaaaaaatttcttcacataTTGCAGTAGAATTTAGATTTTTAAGACTTAGATCAAAGAGCCCACTAGCCATTATGTTCACTCTTTATATTAATAAGCCAAGATATTGTTAGGCATtggattttatgaaaataagtaaagtattaaaaaaattgaccaacAGGCCCTAATGTgctatgtcaatttttttttaactcaaatcTGACCTCTAATCAAAgagctcaattttgaaaattatttccGCTAACCCATGAAATAGTGCGAAAGAAATAGAATATATACAAGAAATACTAAACAGATGGGACATTGATAAAATAATTCCACATGATctgttaaaaaaacatatgtgtTCTTTATTAATCTTAAAATTCTCTCACTATTGCTCCCAAAGAGGTACGAgttaaaatatttgagaaatacaTCATTTGACAAGAATAAGCTCAGCACATGTATGCTGCCTGAAACACACTTGGAAGAGATATAGAAAGATGGCCCTCAAGCATTGACATTGTCAACAACTATCATGCTCTTAAAATTCATTTCCTCCCTTGACAGAAACTAGGGTCTCCATGTAAGTAATCGAGCAGCTATAGCTCTGAATTGGGAGATTAGTCCTTTCTTTGGTAAAGGGGTTGTACAAGACCAATCCGTCATTTGTTCTGCAGAACATGGCGTCATTCTTCCAAAATGTTACGAGTCCTCCCAATCGCCAAAATGGTAAGGGTAGTTCAATTCCTGTAATTGGTCCAACAGTGAAAAGCCTAGTCCAGGAGTCTTTAACACCAACTTCAAGCAACAACCATATATCCCAGCAAAGCCCCAACCATTCTTCCTTCAAACTCCGAAACGCCATAGCAATCGATTCACTCAACACAAAAAAGTTTTTTCTCCAACCAGCACTATTCAAAACATCATCCGGCAGCGGTGTTTTTAGAAATACCTCGCCGCTCATGTCAAATGACAAAACCCCCTCCcaatcatcatcaaaatcaaatgcCTCCCAAGAAGCCATCCCATTGATGTATGTATCAATAGCTTTAACATTAATTAAACCTGGGCGGCTATCAACTTTTCTCCAAGAATCGACACTTAAGCTATATACCTCACTTAATTTATGACCGGGGACATGGCTTTCATAATAGTCAAAACCAAAGAgactaaaaaattttattatcttGTAGTCACTAGTTTTGGCATCAAAACCAAATCCGATACCAGACTTGATACGATAATCATTGGAGAAGCGGGACAGGCTTGAATTGGGGACAACCTTTGTTTCTTTAGTTGCAGGGTTCCATATGACAACATTCAATGCATTGTAATCGCAGAGACAAACAAGACCATCGCAAGAACCCACGAAGTTACTGACCTCAGTAAACGGTAGAGGTAGAGGTTGTGTAAAGGATACTTGGAGTGTTTCATAAGAAAGCGTGGACACAACTATATCTCTGGTAGTTTCGTCTTGCAAGAGAAAGAGGCGGGTGTTGTTGTTCTTGTTGTGTAGGAGGTGTTTTCTGATGAAGTTTTGGTGAGTAATGAGAGCGTACCAGGATTTGCAGACGCAATTGAATCGCAAGAGAGAGACGACGGGAAGGTATAGCAGAATCTCTGTCACCAATT
Coding sequences within it:
- the LOC132169867 gene encoding F-box/kelch-repeat protein At3g23880-like gives rise to the protein MGRWESQSTGPDSCQLKSLALKPKPRRKSRQTVSIKYKPCRLQSIPPPMLMANELPEDLVTEILLCLPVVSLLRFNCACKSWYALITHQNFIRKHLLHNKNNNTRLFLWQDETTRDIVASTLSYETLQVSLTQPLPLPFTEVTYFVGSCDGLVCLSDYDALNVVIWNPATKETKVVPNSSMSRFSDDYHIMSGIGFGFDAKTSDYKIIKFFSLFDPNESDNYDYEGHVPCYRLSEVYSLSVDSWRKVDSRPGLFDVNAIDTYINGMASWEAFDFDDNWEGVLSFDMSGEVFLKTPLPDDVLNSGDWRNFFVLNESIAMVFSSGNEEWLEICCDIWLLLEVGVKDSWTKLFTVGPITGIELPLPFWQIEGPLTFWQIEGPLTFWKNDAIFCRTNDRLILYNPFTKERTNLPIQSYSCPITYMETLVSVKGRNEF
- the LOC132169868 gene encoding F-box/kelch-repeat protein At3g23880-like, which codes for MANELPEELVTEILLYLPVVSLLRFNCVCKSWYALITHQNFIRKHLLHNKNNNTRLFLLQDETTRDIVVSTLSYETLQVSFTQPLPLPFTEVSNFVGSCDGLVCLCDYNALNVVIWNPATKETKVVPNSSLSRFSNDYRIKSGIGFGFDAKTSDYKIIKFFSLFGFDYYESHVPGHKLSEVYSLSVDSWRKVDSRPGLINVKAIDTYINGMASWEAFDFDDDWEGVLSFDMSGEVFLKTPLPDDVLNSAGWRKNFFVLSESIAMAFRSLKEEWLGLCWDIWLLLEVGVKDSWTRLFTVGPITGIELPLPFWRLGGLVTFWKNDAMFCRTNDGLVLYNPFTKERTNLPIQSYSCSITYMETLVSVKGGNEF